In the Campylobacter concisus ATCC 51562 genome, one interval contains:
- a CDS encoding type II toxin-antitoxin system Phd/YefM family antitoxin, with amino-acid sequence MVTFTKDEIYTATEVVRNFSSVLSRVGANELKRAVIVKNNKFEAVLLNMEEYERLCEAVSVLESIYTAKKRENDGE; translated from the coding sequence ATGGTAACTTTTACAAAAGATGAAATTTATACAGCAACTGAAGTGGTTAGAAATTTTAGTTCAGTGCTCTCTCGTGTGGGAGCTAATGAATTAAAAAGAGCGGTCATTGTTAAAAATAATAAATTTGAAGCAGTGCTTTTGAATATGGAAGAATATGAGCGCCTTTGCGAGGCAGTGAGCGTGCTTGAGAGCATTTATACTGCGAAAAAAAGAGAGAACGATGGCGAGTAG
- a CDS encoding alpha/beta fold hydrolase — protein sequence MASRAVKYGSDEYEISYEVVNPKCKKIVLFLHGWGANKEIMKKAFGSYLSELCHVYIDMPGFGKSSITDPLKTSDYAKIVENFCDELGIKPDIIVGHSFGGKVATLLKPPYLVLLSSAGIVVKKPFIVRTKIAIFKIFKLFGFGKFYKFFATKDVSGMNRVMYETLKNVVDEDFTKHFASFGGKALIFWGENDKATPITSGESIHKLIKNSSFFPLNGDHFFFLLHAKFISDEIEKGLKFELNEAKNVVIDDDESGIEEIR from the coding sequence ATGGCGAGTAGGGCGGTAAAATACGGCTCAGATGAGTATGAGATCAGCTACGAAGTAGTAAATCCAAAATGCAAAAAAATAGTGCTTTTCTTGCACGGCTGGGGCGCTAATAAAGAGATAATGAAAAAGGCATTTGGCTCATATTTGAGCGAACTGTGCCACGTTTATATCGATATGCCAGGCTTTGGTAAAAGCTCAATTACTGATCCTTTAAAAACAAGCGATTATGCAAAAATTGTTGAAAATTTCTGCGATGAGCTTGGCATAAAGCCAGATATCATCGTAGGTCATAGCTTTGGTGGCAAGGTCGCAACGCTTCTAAAACCGCCATATCTTGTGCTTTTAAGCTCAGCTGGCATAGTTGTCAAAAAGCCATTTATCGTGCGCACAAAGATCGCTATTTTTAAAATTTTTAAGCTTTTTGGATTTGGAAAATTTTATAAATTCTTTGCCACAAAAGATGTAAGCGGTATGAATAGAGTGATGTATGAGACCCTAAAAAACGTAGTTGATGAGGATTTTACAAAGCATTTTGCTAGCTTTGGTGGCAAGGCTTTGATATTCTGGGGCGAAAATGACAAGGCAACGCCTATAACAAGCGGAGAGAGCATACATAAGCTCATAAAAAATAGCTCATTTTTCCCACTTAATGGTGATCATTTTTTCTTTTTACTTCACGCTAAATTCATAAGTGACGAGATAGAAAAAGGGCTAAAATTTGAGCTAAATGAGGCTAAAAATGTCGTGATAGATGACGATGAGAGCGGGATCGAGGAGATAAGATGA